The sequence GCGAAATCCCCTTGGCATAGAACCATTCCATGTCCAGGGGGTTGAAATCGAGCGGCGGTTCGCCCCGGCCGGGCAGGGCCACGATGCCGACCCGCCCGTTGTCGCGCACGATCTGGCAGGAAGTCCGCAGCGCGGGCCAGGGATTGGCCGTGAGTATGACCAGGTCGACGCCCTCGCCGTGGGTGAAGTCGTTCAGCTTGCCCGCGAGATCGGGGTCGTCGTGCATAAAGGTCGCGTCCGCCCCCATGCGATCGGCCATTTCCATGCGCACCGGGCTGTTCGCGATTCCGATCGTCCGCGCGCCGAGGCAGGGACCGAGTCCTACGGCGCCGAGTCCGAGGACGCCCAGTCCCACGACAGCCACGTTCTCGCCGGGCTGGAACTGCGACTTGTAGTAGCACAGGGCGCTGAGCGTGTACAGGTGGCCGTATACCGCGTCCTCGTCATGTACGCCGTCGGGGACCTTGACGAGCATTTCATCGTCCTTCGCGATGAACTCGGACTGGTGCGGGTACCGGGAGATAACCCGGTCGCCCACGGCGAAATCTTCGACCGCGTCTCCCACGCCGCGGATCACGCCCAGGTTGCTGTCCCCGACCCAGCGCGGAAAATCCGGTGCTCCGGGCACCTGCTCCGCGCCTTCGTAGTTGCCCCGGTCCGTCCCGATCTTGAGCGCCGATATGACGGTTTCCACCCTGAGGTCGTGGGGACCCAGGCTGTCCGTATCCAGGTCATGATCTTCGATGCGGAGGTCTCTTGGGCCATAGAGCATGGCGATTTTCATGGATTGTGCTCCAATCAGGCCGACAGGGCGGAAAGGCAGCGGTCGTAGACCTCGAATCGCTCGCCTTCCGTCTCCTCGGGGTCCACCAGCTTGAGCCACAGGGCGCTGCCGGGCTTTGCCGAGCTGTAGGACCGGTGGCTGCCGATCACGGAGGGATCCTCGCCGTGCCAGGCGATTTCCCCCTCCTGCATGTAGATGAATTCTCCGCGGTGACGGTCCACGATGTCGTTCCGGTGATCGCGGTAGAACAGGCCCTGTTCACAGGCCGTGCGCCGCAGCGTATGGATCAGTGCGGGCGCTTCATCGGGATCCGAATCGAAGTGCGCCACCGGGGTTTGGACATCGCTTTCGAAATCGATTTCGTCCAGGTCTACCGTGCCGAAACCCCGCTGTGCGGCCACCAGGAGATGATTCCGGTCCCGGCGAAATGGCGGCGTCGGCCAGTCCGACGCGGGATCGTGCCCCATCAGGTAGGCGCCGCAGGCGTCCGTGGCCGTTATCTGATCGCCGGCGATCAGCACGTCGCCCACGCGCCCTTCGCCGCCCCATTCCCTTCCCTTCTGTCCCACGAGTCCGTCGATGATGTTCAGACAGGGGTTCGTGATCATGGCCAGGTCCGGAAGCACGTATGAGAGCCTGATCGCATGATGGAAATACGTTCGGACCCGTCCCCCCGGGGGAACGATGGGCGGAAGCCCGAAGAGATTCTTCATGCACAGCGTGATGCCCATGAACGAGTGATTCTTCATCTTCGCCACGGAAATGGCTTCGTCCGCGTCCTCGAAGACGCCGCTCAGGATATAACGGTCGAACATGTTCCCGCCGCCCGGCACCTCGTAGACCGCCCAGGGCGGCCGGTTCGAGTCGTCGTACTTGACGTCGTATTCCCGGAGGTGGTGGACGTAATTGAACTCGTCCGGCGTAAGTTTGTCCGGCGCATAGGGATTGGTGTCCGTGGCGTAGATCTCCGCATCGGTATGTTCCCGAAGCAGTTGCAGCACGGCCCTGCAGACCGCGTCGTCCACCAGTTCCTGCCGGCGCCCCTTGAATCGGACGACGTTGTCCATGGGTTTCATCATGTTGAACTTGATGACGATCTTCCGGGCTTTCTCGATGCGCGCCCAGGACTCCGCAAGC comes from Gemmatimonadota bacterium and encodes:
- a CDS encoding zinc-binding dehydrogenase — its product is MKIAMLYGPRDLRIEDHDLDTDSLGPHDLRVETVISALKIGTDRGNYEGAEQVPGAPDFPRWVGDSNLGVIRGVGDAVEDFAVGDRVISRYPHQSEFIAKDDEMLVKVPDGVHDEDAVYGHLYTLSALCYYKSQFQPGENVAVVGLGVLGLGAVGLGPCLGARTIGIANSPVRMEMADRMGADATFMHDDPDLAGKLNDFTHGEGVDLVILTANPWPALRTSCQIVRDNGRVGIVALPGRGEPPLDFNPLDMEWFYAKGISLIAVNGRAGYLFPPELGDRREWSAMCRFTLDLMREGKLEPKRLVTHRMHYSQINEAYEMIYRREKNMMGVVFNWKD
- a CDS encoding DUF362 domain-containing protein, whose amino-acid sequence is MPEKPYTVRAASCDHRTPYEGVYETLKRITEPLAESWARIEKARKIVIKFNMMKPMDNVVRFKGRRQELVDDAVCRAVLQLLREHTDAEIYATDTNPYAPDKLTPDEFNYVHHLREYDVKYDDSNRPPWAVYEVPGGGNMFDRYILSGVFEDADEAISVAKMKNHSFMGITLCMKNLFGLPPIVPPGGRVRTYFHHAIRLSYVLPDLAMITNPCLNIIDGLVGQKGREWGGEGRVGDVLIAGDQITATDACGAYLMGHDPASDWPTPPFRRDRNHLLVAAQRGFGTVDLDEIDFESDVQTPVAHFDSDPDEAPALIHTLRRTACEQGLFYRDHRNDIVDRHRGEFIYMQEGEIAWHGEDPSVIGSHRSYSSAKPGSALWLKLVDPEETEGERFEVYDRCLSALSA